TCACCTTATTTTCCTCATCTGTAGAAGGTGATTACAGATATACTTCCCTTTAATATCGGTAACAATTAATATGTCCCTAATGCAGTATTCAATGGAAATTAACAATGAAAAAACTTCCCGACTTTCAGCATATCGAAATGCTTTTCCTTATTGTAAAGCATGGAAGTTTTCGCAAAGCGGCCAAAGAATTAAATCTTTCACCGCCGTCCCTGACCAGCGCCATAAATAATCTGGAAGAGAGATTAGGCGTAAGGCTTTTAAACCGGTCAACCCGCAGTCTTTCGTTGACAGCTATCGGCGAAGAATTCGTAAACAATATCACGCCTGTTTTTAATGACTATATCCGCGCCATCGACAGCCTCAATTCACACCGGGCGAAGCCAGAAGGCAAAATAAAAGTAAACCTGCCGCGCATCGTGCTTGATCTTTTCTTTCAGGACTATTTTATTGAATTCAAAAAGGAATACCCTGATATCACCCTGGAATTGTTCACCACCGACAAAAAAGTGAACATCATCGAAGCCGGTTTCGATGCGGGAATTCGCTATATTCAGGATGTCCCTAAAGATATGATTGCCATTGCGTTAGGCCCCAGGCTTTCCCTTATTCCTGTTGCCAGCCCTGAATTTATTAGCAAATATGGCGAACCGGATTCACCACAGGAACTTGTTAACTTTAAATGTATTAATCGCTGTTTTCCCAGCGGGAAGATTTACCGCTGGGAATTTATCGATGAGCAACATAACATTAAAGAAATAGCGGTGAATGGCGATCTGATTGTTGATTCAGATGCCGCGATGATCCAGGCGGCTGAATCGGCACTGGGCATTGCTTTTGTTTATGAACCGCTGGTGCGCCAGAAAATTAATGACGGCACGCTGATTCGCTTATTACCTGCTTTTCCTTATCCCGCTGAAAATTTCTCGCTTTATTATCCGGGGCGTAAACATATTCCTGCGCCATTACGCACTTTTATCACATGGGTCATGTCGAGAAATAAACATCTTAGCGAGAAGGACTGAAAGTTTGTTATTACCGGCAGCAGTGGAATCAGCCCCCGGAGAGCCAGGCAAAATCGCTTGCCCGGCTCTCTCTGCGCTTAAAAACGTGGCGGCCGAAAACGCGTTAACCCGGCCCCTCACTCCCGGCCGCCAGCAGCGGAACCAGCACATCGCTGATGGGGACGGGAATGCCCTGCGCATGACCATAACGCTGTATTACGCCGTTGCGAATATCCCACTCCATGGGGCGATTAGCCTGCCGATCGGCCAGGATCGAGGTGCCTAAATCCGCAGGCGCGCGTTGAAAACCCTCCACAATTTCCTGCGGAACGTTATCGTGCAGTACCGCGCCTTGCGCACGTGCAACCGTCAGGCATTCGCGCAGATAAGCCAGCGCCAGTGCCGTTATATCGCCGCGAGAAAACATCCCGGCGCGGCGATTAGCCAGCACCATCAGACCGGCAACGGCATTTTGCAGCAGCTTGCGCCAGGCGATCGACGTAAAATCGGGCGATAGCTCAACCGCACAACGAGTGCCGCTGAGCGCCTCAGCCACCCGTTTTGCCTGCGGCACATCCGGCAGCGTAAGACGCGGTTTGACGCGCAGCCACACTGAGGCGTCTGGCTCACGCTGCGCCGGAAACCAGACGACAGAAGGCAGTATGCTGGCACCGTTAACACGGCTTGCCAGCTGATTTTTCTGCTCAATACCGTTTTGCAACGCGCACACCACGGTGTTTTCATCGCACAGTGCGGCCAGCCAGTCGGCACAGTCAGCAACCTGGGTCGTTTTCACCGCCACAAACACCACATCGAAAGGATGATCAATAGCAGCCGGATTGTTCAACACCGGCCCCGGCACAACAATTTCCCCCTCATCGTGGCGCAGAACTAACTTTGAATGGGCAGTGCGCCCGCACAGCAACGGCGTGCGGCCAACTTCATGCAGTACCGCAGCGATAGTCGTACCGATCGCGCCTGGGCCGATAAGCGCGATGGAAGGATAGTCAGACATCTTAAGCCCTCCTGGTTGATTGAATCATCAGCGTGCCGATTGCGCTCTCGCGGTCAGCATAGAGCGATGCTAAACAGCGCCCCCATGGATGAACAGTGAAGTGTCATCATCGCGCCATGAACAAATACTCATGCCTTAACAATAACTACGCTGCGCCTGCTGTGATTCGGCCAGCAACCAGCTGCGGAATTTCACAATATGAGGCTGGGTTTCCGTTCCCAGAGGGCAGACGAAGTAATAGGCGGCCGGAGAAGGAAAAGAGATATCAAAGAGCCGGACCAGAGAGCCATCGCCAATCTCTTTTTCAACGTGCCCGCTACGCGCCAGGGCAATCCCCTGCCCAAGTAGCGCAGCTTCAATCGTCATATTGGTATCGGCAAAACGGACGCTCTCGTGCAGCACATCGGTGTTGACGCCGACCCGCTTAAACCAGGCATCCCATTTCGGGACCAGATCGGCGCCGTCACGCGTCAGGAGCGGATAGCGCAGCAGTTCGGCAGGCTTATCCGGCGTGCCAAACCGCTGTAAAAGCGCCGGGCTGGCTACCGGGAAGAGCTGCTCGCGAAACATAAATTCCGTGTGCAAGGCCGGATAGTTACCGTGGCCGAAACGGATCGCCACATCCGCGTCGGTGCTGGCGAAGTGAATGGCTTTATCGGTACTTTCCAGACTAACCAGGATCTCCGGGTGCAATCGCGCTAACGCCGGTAGCCGAGGAAGCAGCCACTTCAGCGCAAAGGAGTAAGTGGTATTGACGCGCAATCGCACCCGGCCTTTTTGCTCACGCAGATCGCTAAGGGTGGTTTCCAGCTTGCTAAAAAATTCACGCACCAGAGGAGCGAGCGCGGCGCCAGCGGGGGTCAGGCTGAGGGGCTTACCGCGCTGAAAAAGTTGCAGTCCCCAGAGTTCTTCCAGGTTTTTTAACTGATGGCTGACGGCGCTTTGTGTAATACACAGCTCTTCTGCGGCGGCAGTAAACGTCGTGTGGCGGGTCGCTACTTCGAATGCACGCAGCGTGGCAGTAGGAGGTAGATCACGCATCTTCTATTCCCTGTAATGAGCTAATGCTCATAACACAATAGGCTCAATCGATCGCCAGGGAAACGGTGCCGCAGAGAAAACACGCTATCGTGTGCTTAAAATAATATGCGAGACAGAGAAGCCACGCTCAGAAACGCTCCTCAGCCTGGGAGCGTTCTGCATATTCTCCCGCGCATGCGCTGATCGGCGGCCCGGAGGCCAGGCAGCAGTACGCAGGCGCCAATGTATTCAGATGCCTTTCTCGGCCTGTCGGGGGGTAAAATATAAATTTAGCGTTCCGCCCCAAAACACACCGTCGATAATCCCACTCAACAGACCAAACATAAGATTAAAATTAAACGCGTATTTCAAATTCGGTTCGACATTGAGAAAAAAAATCAACGCGAATTTGGTAGCAAAAGCAACAATGATAAATATCAGGGTCAATGGCGTACCCGGGCGAATAATTAAATCTGTTCCTTCTTTGATTCTTAAACGCGGGCCAGAGCGCCAGAGCAACCAGCCAACGCTGCCGCCAATGAGTAGCCCCGCCAGCATTGATACCATTCCCCAGTGCGGGAACGCCAGTTCATTAATCACGCCGCTTCCCCCCCAAAAAAGGAAGATTAACGGCAACAGAAAAAGCCGTTTCACTTCCATTTCCCGATCATTCAATGCATTTATTCCTCTCGCAATGAGAAAAACAAGTAAAATCCAGACCCATACAGGAGTTCCGGTCAAAATCGTTAATAATGACATATTATGCACCATGGTGTTTAACGCGATAAAAATATCGCATGATGTTAGGAAGATATTTAGAAAAAAGAATACCAACACAGACCAGGCCAATAGTCGCCAGGCGAAGCTGGGGAGTCCATGCAAAAAATGCATTGAGCAGACCATTGGCAAGAAAGATGATTGTCCAAATCCATGTAATATATTTGTTGATAAGATAAAACATGATATGCCTGCGTTTCTCCTCAGATACACCGGCGCTGGCATAAAAAATGGTAAAGGGTTTCTTGACCAGCAGACTCATAAACGAGACGAACGCAAGTGACAGATAACAAAAACTTGTTGGGTAATTCAGTAATAGCGTAGACCAGCCGACAAAGTAATTAACAAAAAGGATGATTACCGTCAAAATATTGGTAATCATCACCGGCTCTCCCTGCCGGACAATTTTGATGTTCACCACAATAATAAACAGTAAGATCACACTTAAGATCAGTGATCTTTCAACGATGGTTAAAACATTTTCATTGACCACCCATGAATAAATACTCCACGGGATGAAGGAAATTATAATATTGAACATATCGCATCATCCTTTCTATATTTAATAGAAAACTTGCCGCACGTGCACCGTTTTTTAGTTTCTGCATGAATATAAAAAACGCCGCTCGAATCACACTCCGCCTCTCGTTTAATGGCCAGCAGATAGGCATTTCCCGGATAAACCGCTTCAATAAATTTAACTTTTTCCAGCGTAACAGAAGCGATATTTTCCGCCGTCTCGCACGACGCTAATGCGAGAACCATATCAATCAACAACGAACCGGGACATACGGCCCGGGAGGGAAAGTGCTCCTGAAAAAGCGGATGATGCGCGTTAAAGGAAAAAGAATAAGTATCCTCGGTTAACGGAGAAACATTATATAAATCACCGAGGAATGATGGCGAAGCGTTGTCGGAAGCCGATTCAGGTAAGTAGACCTTGCTGACCATGATAATAGCCTGCGCAATAACAGCGCGGTGATTATCGCGTGGAGTGGCCTTACAGTGAATACGGTAAGCATCATTAATAAGTTCAATATGCCCTTCAACGCGTAACAGTTCGCTATCAAAATTGGCGGCAGAGTCAAACTGTTCCACCATTACCGGCAGATAGCGCCAGGTTGGATCGGTATTTTTCGAAACCGCAGTGGCGAAGCGAACGGCAAATTGATGCAAGGCTTCGAGTAACAAACCCGGTTTCAGGTAGTTATGCGCTAAATCCCAGTGGGAAATATTAATTTGTCCGCAAGCCGCCGCCGATCCCGTTAAGGCGATGCCCTGACATATCCCGAGGAAATTTGCTCCGATGCGATGACTTATAGCCATGATTGGGGAACCTTTTTATATTTTTCTCTTAAATCCTCTGATGACAAACCAAAGGAGTGGGCGCTAAACCGCGCTTGATAATGTGCGAGAAGTATCGGCATCCGGCAGACAAAAAAGGCCAGCAGCCCCAGTTCAGGCGCAACCCGCTGCGCGCACATGACGCTGGCAATTAAAAAATCGACATTGGGTTGCAGCCCGCTGTTGTCCGAAATGGCACGGGCAAGTGCACTGAAGGGCCGCATCAACATGTGAAAGCGTGAAAAGAAGAAATCGACCCGGACATCATTGCGCATGATCGGATGACCAAACCCCGGCCAGGGCTTGTCCTTGCAGTAATGGTTTGCCGCGGCATCAATATTCCCTTTTTCAACATCATCAATGACGCTGGACAGCCTCATGATCGCATATTTACAGGCGCCCATATGCGCAGGCCCGGTGGCACAAAACCCGCCGATTAATGCAGAAATAACATCGCTCTTGGTACTGGCAATAAACCTTACCGTGGTCGTGGTGGGCGTCACAGTACCAAACCCGCCTAACAGCAAAGACATAAACCGGCAACGCGACTCCTCCTCCAGCCCGGAAGAGGCCGCCTTACCGGTTAACGCTAACCAAAAATAGTGTTCAAAACTTTTGCAATTTTCGATCGCCGGTAAATCAATAAATGACTCCGAGGAACGCGTCAGCGAAATAATCCACGGCATAAGCAAGATAATTTTCAGACAGTCGTCAGCGTTTACCGGTGCCATAACTTTATGCTGCGCTGCCGACACCTCAACTTGCGACAATAACATCATAAACCGCTGCATTAAGGTCAGTGATGGCAATGCGTTGATCAGTTGATGCATCGCTTTAATTTTCGTTACAGGGTCTGTTTGTTTCAGCTCTGTGTTGGCGATCTGAATAAGCCGATCCATCTGTTCTTCATTAACGAGGCTGCCGGTCAGCGCAAACCAGGCGTTTTGCAAATAACGGTTTGCATCGGCAATGTCGATCAAATTGCATCCACGAATAAACAACACGTTATTATCTAAATCATAATTATCGATAACATCATCTGACATGATTTACTCCTGTTGCTCTGGCGACAGGCGGTAGAGCCTGATGTTGACATTATTGAGCGTGGTTTTGGCGATAAGCTGCTCAGCCATTTCATCAGCATTCAGATATCCTGACTCATAAAGAAAGTTAGGTTCCCGCTCGATCACATCGACCGTTTTGGTGATCGTTTTTTTAATGGCAGCGTAGAGGTTTTTCTTATTCATAATGGAAGAGGACAAAATGATCACATCCATATCCTTATAATCAAACGCTTCTCCCGGCTGGCATAAAAAGCGAACGCGATGCGCCTCCACGTCTTTAGGTATACGCCAGCAATCGAAAACATTTTGCGCCTGCGCTACCGCATCCTGAATAATATCCAGCGCGGTGATTTGACATGCTGAATATTTTGCCCACATCAGCACGCTGGTTGGCATCGGCCCACAACCTACATGACAAATATTTGCCGCGTCACTGCGGATAAGCGCCTTTTCTGCATTGTAGAGTTGGCGATAAAAATCGATAAATTTATTTCTGTTATTACTAATACTCTCGAGTTCAGATTGCGGGATCGCCAGACGCCTGGACATCATTCCTGACATCTGCTCTTCATATTTCATTTCATAATCGAGCGCTTTACGATCCAGTTCCGCAAGAAGATCCTTGTGGGTATCAATGAAGGTATTAAAAACGGCGGCGTTCTCTCTGCGCGCAGCAGAAAATTGTCTGCTGATATGCTGGAGCCTGTCGTAAAAATCCATCGAAAAGAGTGAATGCTCATCAATGGGATGCGAATTCACTAACACAATTTCATGAAGCAGATGATCGAGTTGCATTAGCATGACTCCCTTGTGTCGCAAACCAGCAGACATTTCCCTCGGGGGGAAAAAAGCAGAGCGTTATACTCAACAATGGTGAGGTTGATACGTCCCCGCTTTTTCATATAGGCTTCATAAATATCCGGCAAATGACAGATTTCATCCTCCAGTTCGGACAAATCAACGTCATGAGATAATCCGCAGCAGATTTTAATATCCATAATTTCTTGTCTCTCAGCGGATAACGACAAGACGATTTGAACAATCGCCTCAGGCAATCGTTGATTAATCATTCTGGATATTTTTTCATGGCTAATCAGATTGCCCATGAAATTAAAATCAATAGCGTTGCGTTTAATACCCTGAAAATAGAGTTGATTATTTTCAACGGATAATTTGCCCAGATCCCCTACCGGATATCTGATAAGTTTACGCGAGGCATCCGGGTCCAGCGAGGTGATCAATAGCCCCTTTTTATCGTCATATTCAAAGAAGAAATCATCGCTGAACAGCAGATACTTATTATGATGCCCCTCGACAGACATCCCAATGAAACCGCACTCCGACAGGCCGTACAAACCGATTATCCGCAGGTCGTCGCCCAGCACCTCGCGCAGATAGTTTTCATGCGCGGCCAACATCGGTTCGCCGGTAAAGACCACTTTTTTAATGGCCAGCGGAACCCCAAGCCCGATCATGGTTTCCACAAACTGAACGAGAGTCGCCGGCACACCAAACAGCGTCGAGAGCTGGATTTCGGCCAGAAAATCGAAATGACTCTTCCGCAGCAATGCAATATCGCCGACCGGCACCACATGCGCGCGGCAATGTTTTAAAATTTCACACGCCGAATAGTGTAAGGATGAAAACAGGTTAATCGTAAAAAGATTGCCAACGACGTCGCCGGCGGAAAAAACC
The Kosakonia oryzae genome window above contains:
- a CDS encoding LysR family transcriptional regulator encodes the protein MKKLPDFQHIEMLFLIVKHGSFRKAAKELNLSPPSLTSAINNLEERLGVRLLNRSTRSLSLTAIGEEFVNNITPVFNDYIRAIDSLNSHRAKPEGKIKVNLPRIVLDLFFQDYFIEFKKEYPDITLELFTTDKKVNIIEAGFDAGIRYIQDVPKDMIAIALGPRLSLIPVASPEFISKYGEPDSPQELVNFKCINRCFPSGKIYRWEFIDEQHNIKEIAVNGDLIVDSDAAMIQAAESALGIAFVYEPLVRQKINDGTLIRLLPAFPYPAENFSLYYPGRKHIPAPLRTFITWVMSRNKHLSEKD
- a CDS encoding oxidoreductase, yielding MSDYPSIALIGPGAIGTTIAAVLHEVGRTPLLCGRTAHSKLVLRHDEGEIVVPGPVLNNPAAIDHPFDVVFVAVKTTQVADCADWLAALCDENTVVCALQNGIEQKNQLASRVNGASILPSVVWFPAQREPDASVWLRVKPRLTLPDVPQAKRVAEALSGTRCAVELSPDFTSIAWRKLLQNAVAGLMVLANRRAGMFSRGDITALALAYLRECLTVARAQGAVLHDNVPQEIVEGFQRAPADLGTSILADRQANRPMEWDIRNGVIQRYGHAQGIPVPISDVLVPLLAAGSEGPG
- the gcvA gene encoding transcriptional regulator GcvA encodes the protein MRDLPPTATLRAFEVATRHTTFTAAAEELCITQSAVSHQLKNLEELWGLQLFQRGKPLSLTPAGAALAPLVREFFSKLETTLSDLREQKGRVRLRVNTTYSFALKWLLPRLPALARLHPEILVSLESTDKAIHFASTDADVAIRFGHGNYPALHTEFMFREQLFPVASPALLQRFGTPDKPAELLRYPLLTRDGADLVPKWDAWFKRVGVNTDVLHESVRFADTNMTIEAALLGQGIALARSGHVEKEIGDGSLVRLFDISFPSPAAYYFVCPLGTETQPHIVKFRSWLLAESQQAQRSYC
- a CDS encoding DUF6622 family protein — its product is MSLLTILTGTPVWVWILLVFLIARGINALNDREMEVKRLFLLPLIFLFWGGSGVINELAFPHWGMVSMLAGLLIGGSVGWLLWRSGPRLRIKEGTDLIIRPGTPLTLIFIIVAFATKFALIFFLNVEPNLKYAFNFNLMFGLLSGIIDGVFWGGTLNLYFTPRQAEKGI
- a CDS encoding citrate/2-methylcitrate synthase — its product is MSDDVIDNYDLDNNVLFIRGCNLIDIADANRYLQNAWFALTGSLVNEEQMDRLIQIANTELKQTDPVTKIKAMHQLINALPSLTLMQRFMMLLSQVEVSAAQHKVMAPVNADDCLKIILLMPWIISLTRSSESFIDLPAIENCKSFEHYFWLALTGKAASSGLEEESRCRFMSLLLGGFGTVTPTTTTVRFIASTKSDVISALIGGFCATGPAHMGACKYAIMRLSSVIDDVEKGNIDAAANHYCKDKPWPGFGHPIMRNDVRVDFFFSRFHMLMRPFSALARAISDNSGLQPNVDFLIASVMCAQRVAPELGLLAFFVCRMPILLAHYQARFSAHSFGLSSEDLREKYKKVPQSWL
- a CDS encoding class I SAM-dependent methyltransferase — its product is MQLDHLLHEIVLVNSHPIDEHSLFSMDFYDRLQHISRQFSAARRENAAVFNTFIDTHKDLLAELDRKALDYEMKYEEQMSGMMSRRLAIPQSELESISNNRNKFIDFYRQLYNAEKALIRSDAANICHVGCGPMPTSVLMWAKYSACQITALDIIQDAVAQAQNVFDCWRIPKDVEAHRVRFLCQPGEAFDYKDMDVIILSSSIMNKKNLYAAIKKTITKTVDVIEREPNFLYESGYLNADEMAEQLIAKTTLNNVNIRLYRLSPEQQE
- a CDS encoding AMP-binding protein, producing MAFRDSVRISSHVYSTTGDSGSLTQRDSAAEQIPMLLGATSGTTGAMKMISVRLKSSKDAVSASEHNLIHNLRSRQVFSAGDVVGNLFTINLFSSLHYSACEILKHCRAHVVPVGDIALLRKSHFDFLAEIQLSTLFGVPATLVQFVETMIGLGVPLAIKKVVFTGEPMLAAHENYLREVLGDDLRIIGLYGLSECGFIGMSVEGHHNKYLLFSDDFFFEYDDKKGLLITSLDPDASRKLIRYPVGDLGKLSVENNQLYFQGIKRNAIDFNFMGNLISHEKISRMINQRLPEAIVQIVLSLSAERQEIMDIKICCGLSHDVDLSELEDEICHLPDIYEAYMKKRGRINLTIVEYNALLFSPRGKCLLVCDTRESC